A genomic window from Solanum stenotomum isolate F172 chromosome 10, ASM1918654v1, whole genome shotgun sequence includes:
- the LOC125842617 gene encoding uncharacterized protein LOC125842617 produces MGCASSKRIEVAVDVYRPPPTSFAVFDINSIEEPWLKGANNNKVEEDELDQDELDEDEKPIKVVQPILEKLNSSIDDSPKSWDEVSKALEDLKPTLQNPPPQKSPKKTLLALPAPPPPPLEVVEDGGGSPKRKIPRKSFSFHTLEELESKLSSKDSKKNNEFKKKEENKNFQKFNKKNDTQIVVHNGEVAHQRTHSDEGYKPVKENIFLLRDKMEREKEGNVPTFIKFNPLSDYPEKCPPRGDDSLVVYTTSLGGVRRTFEDCNKVRLILESHRVVFDERDVALHGEFRQELKELLGDGEDAGVPRLFVKGRYIGGVEEVVHLNETKRLGRILNWARVERGVGRLGCEGCGGARFVPCFDCGGSCKVVNGDVKERCPECNENGLIHCPICN; encoded by the exons ATGGGTTGTGCCTCCTCCAAGAGAATAGAGGTTGCCGTCGACGTCTACCGTCCTCCGCCGACGAGCTTCGCCGTCTTCGATATCAACTCCATTGAAGAGCCATGGCTCAAAGGTGCCAACAACAACAAG gtGGAAGAAGATGAGTTGGATCAAGACGAGCTAGACGAAGATGAGaagccaataaaagtagtacAACCAATTCTTGAAAAACTCAACTCTTCTATTGATGATTCTCCTAAATCTTGGGATGAAGTTAGCAAAGCCTTAGAAGATTTAAAACCCACTCTACAAAATCCACCACCGCAAAAATCACCTAAGAAAACCCTCCTTGCCCTACCGGCGCCGCCTCCGCCGCCACTTGAGGTGGTGGAAGATGGCGGCGGttcaccaaaaagaaaaattccaaGAAAGAGTTTTTCCTTTCATACCCTTGAAGAACTTGAATCCAAATTATCATCAAAGGATTccaaaaaaaacaatgaattcaagaaaaaagaggaaaataaaaatttccaaaaattcaacaaaaaaaatgatactcAAATTGTTGTTCATAATGGGGAAGTAGCACATCAAAGGACTCACTCTGATGAAGGGTACAAGCCAGTAAAAgagaatatatttttgttgaggGACAAAATGGAAAGGGAAAAAGAAGGGAATGTTCCAACTTTTATAAAGTTTAACCCTTTAAGTGACTACCCCGAAAAGTGCCCGCCACGTGGCGATGACTCATTGGTCGTCTACACAACGTCGCTAGGTGGCGTGCGTCGCACATTCGAGGATTGTAATAAAGTGAGGCTAATTTTGGAATCTCATAGGGTGGTTTTTGACGAGCGTGACGTGGCGTTGCATGGTGAGTTTCGTCAAGAGCTGAAGGAGTTGCTTGGAGATGGGGAGGATGCGGGAGTACCGAGGTTGTTTGTGAAAGGGAGGTACATTGGCGGAGTGGAGGAAGTGGTGCACCTGAACGAGACGAAGCGACTCGGGAGGATATTGAATTGGGCTAGGGTGGAGAGGGGTGTGGGGAGGTTAGGATGTGAAGGGTGTGGTGGTGCTAGGTTTGTGCCATGTTTTGATTGTGGAGGAAGTTGCAAAGTTGTGAATGGGGATGTTAAGGAGAGATGTCCTGAGTGTAATGAGAATGGTTTGATTCATTGCCCTATTTgcaattga